The Erinaceus europaeus chromosome 4, mEriEur2.1, whole genome shotgun sequence genomic sequence CCTTAGTCTTTTAATTACTGAGAGTTGCCTGAATTGACACTGGCAGTCTTCATCTCTAATTGTTGCTTGCAATTCCCTGTCTTAGTGGTCCCTATGTGTGAATAACCACACACTAGTGCTTAGCTGGCTGGAGCCAGGTACACTGTATTGTGTCCACGTGGAGTCCTATGTCCCCGGGCACCATCGCCCTGCTGAACCTTCTGAAACACAGTGTCTCAGGACTTTGAAAGGTAAGCTTAAAAACCTCAGCTGGCCTGAGAAAGGAAATTGGGTAAAAGTAGGAAGAAGTATGACAGTATAGACAAGTGTTTTCAAATCTATATCTAACAGAAGTAGGTGGAGGCAAACAAATGACGAAGCAATcagtatggaaaaaaaaaaaaaaacagtcccagACTGCATTTGAACTAGGCCATATTTAAGGAATTCTTCACACCAGTTGGCTGCTCACAAGCTTCTTGAGATCACATGACTTCCTGCCTTGAAAAATTAACAATTAAGAGCTTTTATACAGTTCAGTGTCCTTTTAATCACTCTGACCAATAGAGGTTCTGTGGTCTAGGGGAACAGGAGACAATTTTATAACTAGAAACAAACTATTATCCTAATACGCTTTTAGACAGAATCTtttgcctcaggaatgaaaattaTAGGCTCTTCATGTTACAGTCAGATAACACTCTGTGCGAGGGTCCTGGGGCAAGTGAATAAGTAATTGAGTTCCCTTATTCCtacagtgcttctctctctctctctcctctctctcactcttctctctctctctctctttctccctctcccccacctctgttttcaacttttttttctttttcttttttttatatttattttatttatttattcccttatgttgcccttgttgtttttttattgttgtagttattattgttgttgtcgttgttggataggacagagagaaatggagagaggaggggaagacagagaggaggagagaaagacagacacctgcagacctgcttcaccgcctgggaagcgactcccctgcaggtggggagccggggttccaaccgggatccttatgccggtccttgtgctttgcgtcacctgcgcttaacccgctgcactacagcccgactcccttttttttttttgcctgcagggttattgctggggtttggtgcctgcactatgaatccactgctcctggaggcaatttttcccattttgttgcccttgtagttgttgttgttgttggataggacagagagaaatcaagaggagggaagacagaaaggaagagaaaaagacacctgcagaccaggggctccaaccgggattcttactcaggcccttgtgctttgccccatgtgcgcttaacccgctgcactacagcccagccccaaatgcttctctctttttctttctgttttttcatttgtttgtttttattggttGGTTGAACTCtcaaatatgtataaatgtatAAAACCTACTTCCAGCACCACCCAAGATCACTATAGAACCAAGGAGACTCCATGGTTAATGGAGCTATGCTttagtatctctccctttctctataaaaaatataTCCCTTTGGAAATTATTATATATGTTTACAAAGTAAACCACCCTTAATTGCATGCTCTGCTTTCTCTTCAGGCCCAATTTCCATGCAcagttgtgtgtgtatgtccataattatatttaaaacaaacaaaaaaggctagTATTCCAGATAACCACAATTCAATGTACACAGTGAATTATAAGTAACAAAGTAATTCCACAGTTTCACAGGTCTTGGCTACTCTTCATATGACCAAAATTCTAATTTCACAGACTTGAGACATTTTATAATTCCTTGCATTCTTTCAGCCACTTGAAGGAAGGGGAAGTCACAGTCTGACTTTTAAACTGGGTAAACACCACCCATTAAACCACTTTTCACTTTTATAAGCTTGTCAAGGGTCTTGAGTCTCTTATCTTCATGGTAGTAAGGTTTTCTGTGCATTCTAAGTGAAGTTTTCTTCCATGAGTTAGTAAAAGgagctctttaaaaaatatctgatGAGAGTGTGCATTCCAATTAACAACTGTTTTTAATATCTCTCTAAAGTAAACAAGATAAAAACcattctcttctctctcgatAGATTTTGATTTATGGAGGTGAACTTGACAAAAGATTCTTTGTTCCTGCTGAAAAGCTTGTGATTAACTTTATCACCCTCAATATGTTGGAGGATTCCAAAATTTCTCATAAAGATGTATATGTaatggaaagaaacaaagacacgTTGGACTTGAAGGACACTGAGTCCAGTGTAGACCGGGAGCCCCCTCTGGAGGAAGTGGAAGTAAAACACTTAGGATATGCTTCACACTGGTGGATGTACTTTGTCAGTCTGAGGACAGCACCAGCAGTGCTTCCCTAACCCAACAAGGGTCACTCTACAGTACAATACCCACAAATAAAACAGTCGTTGAATATGCATGTGATATGAGAACTACTAGCATATGTGCAGAGCCTAGAGATCAAGAGCTCATTTTACTGGAGGAGGTGCCTAAACAAGGACAATTATTTGAGCAACAGGTGACTTTGGCAGACTTGGTTCCACAAACATTGCCATATTCATGTATTCCACAGTTCAGAGACTTAGACCCCTTGCCACAGGAGCACAAGGACACAGGAGGGGGACAAGAGGAAGAGCCACTGACTACTCTAGTGGACTGGGACCCCCAGACAGGCAGGCTGTGCTTACCTTCCTTACCTAACTGTGAATGTGATGCAGAGGAATGTGAGCATCCTGACTACATGAGGTTCACAAATCTTCTGTCTAGACTCTACCAGGAGCAGGCTCCAGATAGGCCACCAGAAGAAAATGAAACCAATCTTGTGAAATTTATCAAGGACTAGGGAATATCTGTGCATATGGATGACTAAAGCTTAAGGTTCTCTTTGCTAGGGAATGCAAACTTCTGAGTGATAATAATAAAGGATCTGGGTGGAAGTGTACATGTTCATTGTTCTGTTTGCTTTTGGAAATTCAGTTACCTTTCAGTAAGCATTTGTAAAGTTGAATTTAGAAGGTATGCAGGTGAGTGTTATGTATGGATTCTTTattgttttcccccttttttaaatcaCTATATGGGTAATAGTTAACAGCACAGGTGTTGATGCCTGGGTATCATTTCTCACctcaggtccttttccaccaccgtGCACCAGGGCCCCCAAACTCTATCCATCCCTTCTCTTCTACAAAGATTTTATGGACACTTTCCATGTATAAGGACTATGGTTATGAAGATCAGTTGCCTTATAAATAATAGTTATTTAATTTGGTTTATTATCAGAACTATGAAGTAATTAAATATATGAGTACAGGTGGTAAGTTGTAAAGACCCTAACTCACTACTCAATCACAGTAGCCCATATTGAGAATGAATAAATCAGGCACAGACCTTCATAACAACACATATGTTTGACTACTTTAAGGGACCATATAAGTTGTTCATGAGAAATTCTGAATTGCAAGCATAAGTTGATATTATTTTGTAGTCAAAACTGTCCTCTCAGTAACTTAGTAGGGAATAACCTGAAAGGAAATGACAATGTTTTATAATAGAATACTGCATTTATTTCTGGAAATGTGTTCTTAAAAGACAACCTACATAGTTTAACCTACAGAGAGTTCAACCACTAAAACACTGTTATTACTTTGTTATGTATTGTAATTGATATTAACAATGCCTCAAAACTTGTTGTAATGTGTATAAGTAAATATTCTTTACGTAATCTTagagtcaataaagaaataaagacactAAAAGAACACAgttaactgaatttggagaatGTATTAAATATTTGACACAATTTCCTTGGAAGTTAAAATGTCTACCATAAAAGAAGACCATCCTACAGATATTCCAGTAACTATTACCTTTCCTTCACCATTCTCTTAGAAAATTAAATTTTACAGTGATGTTGCATTAAAAGATGACAGAATCTATTAAATTGAAATCATATAAATGCTTGACTGTTTTTGATCTGCAGAAGTAGCAATTGCATATGATTTACCTTAATATGTATCTGTTTTAATCACGAACTCATAATCCACTGATGCTCTTTCAGGAAAACAGATATTATCCATACTTCCTTATTTATATCTCTGGCACAGGCAGACAACACTGGTAGGAGAGATTGATTCTGGAGTCATGGTCTTTTGAAATTGTCTACAAATCCAAACAGTTTCTGATCTAATGATTTCATTTAGAGTATAATTATATTAACCAGAGTGTTCTGTTCTTTTCAATCTCTGTAGACATAATTCTGCCATTTTTGAAGAACAAACTTATAATACTAACTATGAAAGATGCTACAGAGTGAGAAAGAATAGGTTGTTGTTAGCAAAATAATGGTATTGATAAGGATTTGACTTCCTTATTTCATTCACAGAACATTTATATATTAAACATCCCCTGTGTCCTACTTTGCCTTCCTATGATATAGAGATAAAAACTCCTTTAGGGTtgttttgaagagagagagagagagagagaaggagagagagaatgagagagagagagagaggctatgaATATAGAAGGCACTTAGAAGAGTACCTGGCACAGAATAAGTGGTGTGTGAGTCAGGATTCTTATGAATAACATTTAGGAAACcaagcatacccatccaaaaatatttgtttatacctctgctcatagcagcacaatttgtaatagccacaacctggaagcaatccaggtgtccaacaatagataagtggctgagaaagttgtggtgtatatacacaatgtagtactactcagctattaaaaatggtgaattcacctttttcagtccatcttggatagaacttgaagaaatcatattaattgaaataactcagaaacagaaagatgaatataggatgatctcactcataggcagaagttgaaaaacaagatcagaagagaaaacactaagcagaacctggactggagctggtgtattgcaccaaagtaaaagactctgggatgagtcgggggagggttcaggtcctggaacaccatggcagaggaggaactagtgggggctatattgttatttggaaaactgggaaatactatgcatgtacacactattgtatatactgtcgactctaaaacattaatcccccaataaagaaaatttttaaaagaatatttatggTATTTATCTAGCCCCAGAAAGAGGAGCTATTCAGATATGACAACTTTTCAAAGGCAGAGTTTGCTTCACTTTGTTTTTCTGCCTAAAAGTACAATAAAAACTTGTTTCTTACCTTTTGTCTCTGGGTTTAAATTCTTCAGTGGTTGAACCACATTTCTTGGTTCTGTAAAAGGTAATATAATTCTGACTTGCTTTTACACCTCTTGTCATTCTAAGCATGTCAGAAACATTgagcatttctttatttttttaacttcagtaCTTTGCAACACAGATCTATCTTCAAACATGAGAACAAGTTAAGAATTCCTTGTGTGGAagggtaaaatattttttagtagcagtgtgtatgtgtgggtaACAGCCATCATGCACCTGTCACCTATGTGGCCCAGTCCTCACATGTTATAAGAAGTCATCTCTGGAATCTCACTGGATTTGATCCTTAAACCTGAGACCCAAATGAAGCTCAGAAGTTGAAATGTCAGGTTGATTGATAAACACTTTTCATCCTCTTACTAGTTGCTGTAGGACATTACGTGTTTCTTCCTAATTAGGTTGGGTTTTccttgtaaaaaaaattattttagggcagggatagatagcataatggttatacaaagagacacttgtgcctgaggccccCTACACTACCAGAAGCccaagctgatcaatgctctcgtaaaaaataaatcttttacaaGAATGTAGGTATATGTCAATACATAGACAAGAAAATTGAATATTAGTATTTATTTCAGTGTTCCATAAACTTTGCTGGGCGGATAAAACACAACTGCTACAGAATGAAGCCTACTGCCCTTTTCACATGGTAAGGAACTGAGTGGAGTGTGGCACTTGTCTCCTCAACTGACAACCCAAAAAAAATCTGGAGTCCTCAAGTTTTGCTCAACTCAAAGGAAATCAATATGGAAAAAGAATTATTTGTACAACCCAGAGCACAAGGCTGGATAGCATATAATTCTAATGAGAACATTAAACACAGGGCTCTGTCAGCATGGATCAGTGCACCTGGGTCAtaaatcaatttctttctggctcAGACATCACGCCTCCTTATCacagatcaatttttttttctaaattatttggTGAACTGTTTTCCTCTATTTCCTTTGAATCTCCTTCCATATTATCTTCCACAAATCTTTGATCCACAGTTTTCAAAGGCTTTGCACAAAAACATGTGCCTataattccttaataaatcatGCTATATTGTGgagtatttaaatatttactatatTGTCTACTTAATATATTAAGTATACATTATTTCACTATTGAAATTAATACTTTATCAATATTAATTGTAAAGTAACTAAAAttaaggaggaggggaaggctggggagatagcataatgattatgcaaaatgactttagtGTCTGAAGCTTTgatgtcacaggttcagtccccaacaacaccataagccagagcagagcagggctctgtaaaaaaaaaaaaaaaaaaaaaatctgttgctatctagacctcaaggacatctttgatgatacaaactcaattgcaaggaagactgaaatCCACCTTCTGAGTTGGTCAGAAGCCTCCATGTACCATCTAATCCAGAGAATAACAGATTcagaagtcaaaaaaaaaatctgaggaaaGGTAAAGGAGAAAATAACTCTTTGCTTCCATAATTAACAAAGTGCCAGAGATGCAGTTTTAGACAAATGTACCAGTGGACTTTTCTGAAGTCAAAGGAGCCTCCCTCAGTTGACACAAACACCAAGCTTCCGCCTCCCTGATGGGAGCCTTGGAGGAAGAAATGCTTTCCAAACCTTAACCTACTGTCTTTACTTGCATTCAGCAACGAACATCCACTTGGAGGTTATGTTAAAGACCAAGACTATTAAAGATGAACAGAAACTTTACAGATGCCACCAACATTTGTCAAACATCTGTGACAGAACAGTAGACAAAACAATTAGTAGAACTCATGCCCTGCCACGCATAGGACCTGGAGTAGAGCTCCGGAACCATATGGGAGCACACCGGTGCCaggaggaagctccatggatggtggagttgtgctttcttgtctctcctctctctccagtatGCAACCTAATTTAGAAGATTGTAAAAATAATTCCAGGGCGTCGGGCGGTAGAGccccaagttaagcgcacatagtgcaaagagcaaggaccagtgtaaggatcccggttccccacctgcagagggatcacttcacaggaggtgaagcaggtctgcaggtgtttatctttctctccctctctctgtcttcccctcctctctccatttctctctgtcctatccaaccacagagACATTAatcacaacagtaataaccagaATAATACAAggccaataaaagggggggaaatggcctccaggagaagacacctagcccccagcaataatcctgaaggcaaaaaaaaaaaaagataattccaTTTGTTTAATgtcacaaaacacagaatcaagcaCTATTTTCATATGTGGCAAAAATTTCAAAACTAAGATTTCAATCCCTTGCCCACTCCCACTAACTGGATTCAAGATCTTGCAAGGGTTTTCACAGAAGTGTTAAGAGTCTCCTTAAATGTAATAGAAACATagcattttattattactattactattcttTAAACTGAGTAGATATTATATGCTATACACGCCCTAGTATGTAttcgatttaaaaaaaaaaaacaataatagaaagtcgggtggtagcacagcagattaagcgcaggtggtgcaaagtagggaccagtgtaaggattccggttggatccccaggctccccacctgcagggaagtctcttcacaagcggtgaagcaggtctgcagatgtctctctttccccctctctgtcttcccctcctctctccctttctctctgtcctatccaacaatgaagacatcaataacaacaataaagaaaacaagggcaacaaaaggaataaataaacattaaaaattaaaaaacaataatgaaaCCCTAAACCCCCTGAATTTTGTGTCATTCCATAAACAGTGTAGCTTTGCACCATTGTTCAAAGAGTTGGAAATTGTGAGAGCTGTTAGACATTTTCCCTCAAAAGATAAGAAACAAGTATATTTAAtatcaatttctgtttttaaggGTTTGATTATGTCTCGTATCCTGAACTGGGCAGAGCTATTGACAAACTGGTTAATTGGGTTTCTATGGGGATGGACTTGTGCTGAAAACCTTGGATTTGCTAAAAACTGTTATTCAAACAGCAGCTATGTGAGCCCTGGCAACAAATCAGGAGGGCAAGTGATATACATGAACCACTAAATTGCAAGCACCTTTCTCCTAGTCACAAGTAATAATGAGTTAATAAGCCACAAGCTTTCAGGCAGGCAGGTAGTCAccctgacaaaaataaaatagcacaaATAAATTTCATCTTATGATACAGATACCAGTTGAGCTCTGCTACTGATTAGTATGCTGGTGAGACGGTTAGAGTTTTTAAATCCTCTGCTTTTACACATTAACTAACTGCTCTTTTCTGTAATAAGTTTGCCTTGGATACAAATGCTTAGTGACCATTTGCAAATATTCAATAGACTGTGTTTGCTTTTCCCAAGTATTTTATTTCCTGCCAGCTTATTGCCACCAGTTTCCAAAATGAAACTAAAGGTTGTGAAACTAAAGGTTGAAACAATACTTTCAAATGAATACACCTTTTAACCAGACACAATAGGGACTGAAGCATTTATCTCTTTTACAAAAATCAAACCATATATAAATATTAGGAATATATACATGAATTATGTTtgattcattatatatatatgacatttggGTACATTTCAGTAGCAACCCCCATCAACTAAACCctagcataaaaaaaaaacctgtaacaTGTATTCATTCTGAGAACCACAGTTTTATTTTAACAAAGGTCTTAACTATCCAGAAAATGTCAGAATGTTTTTTGTAGCCAGGACATAAATGGAAGTAAGGAGTTAATCCAGAATTTATTGAAGGTATCAGAGCTGTCACATGTAAAAAAGATTTTCCTGTAAATGGAGTCATTAGatttgttgtcgtcattgcttcagaggatggaactagGAAACACATAGGGGGAGCCAGGCAATAACTCAGCAGGTAAAGCTCATACCCTGTTATGTGCGAGACCCTGCACTGGATTCCCAGCACTACATAGAAACAACATGGAAAGCACCAAAAGAACTTCCTGGGTAGTAGAGGGGAGCTTTCCATTACTAAGCGGCAGCTTATAATTATTAACCATTTAAGATATTGAGTGAGCTTCCACATGAGAGGGGGCCAAGAATAGGCTGATTTCCACTAAGTTTTTGAAAAGATTGTTCCATGGGACTGGACTAGATGATCTCACAAATCTCTTTCATCTCAAAATGTCTAACAAGGAATAATCTGTAATCCCAGtttgtgttctttttcttctaggaaGTTCACTAGCTAGTGCCTCATTCTCTTTTTCCCATAGGTCAACTCTTTGAATTAACTTGAAAGTGACATATGAAGCTTACCTATTCTTCCCTGAGCATTCAGCATTGGACTGACCTTTCTGGTCTCTCATCTTTATGAGAAATTAAGTCTAGAAATATAATCATTTTCCCCTCTTCAtcactgtctttatttctttttttaggttATTTTCCTCATGTTTAATGAGGATATTgccaatgtttatttattttatttatttatttatttattttaccagagcactactcagctctggtttatggtggtgtgggggagtgaacctgggactcagatataagagtctctttgtgtaaccattgtgctatctatcccctgcctcacgtctttatttctttttttattttatattattattattttttattttttattatctttagttatttattggatagaaacagtcagaaatcaagaggaagggaaagagagaaagacaccctgctttaccactcacaaagctttccccctacaggtggggaccggaagctcgaacctcggtccttgagcattggaacatgtgcactcaaccaggtgcgccaccacctggcccctgtctttatttcttaatgaagTTTTGGTTTGTCAGAAAAGGGACTATCCCACTGCACAAAGAAGGCTCAGAACTCATCTTGCTTCTATAAATATCTTTCTGAATCTTAAATCTGAAGTAGGCATTATTAGAGCAACTATGTATCAGAGCATTGCAAATAAACACTAGGTTAAGAGCATTTTCAAAGCATGGCTTAGATAAACCTTCCATCTGAATCAATATTCCTTGTTCTCAGCTCAGTAATCTAAAAAGCCCAAAGGCAGTTACACTGTGATGGAGCATTTTCTTTCTGAAAGTAATCAGTGTATAAGTACAACTTAAACAATATCTTATTTCTTAATGGTCAGAGGGTTTCAGATTTAGGCAAATCTAAAAATCATATTAATATGCATTATCAACAAGGAAGAAAATGGGATGAAAAGAACTGATAGAGAATAGAGATTTCAGgtctgaagagatagcataatggttatgcaaagcctttcaagcctgaggttctgaggtcctaggtttaatccccagcaccaccataagccagaactgagtagtgttctagtctctttctctatctctctatctctctccatatatatgtctTTGAatttactctttctcattaaaataaaataaataaaaatatattttaaaaaataaaatatatttgctttCCCCAAGTATTTTATTTCCTGCCAGCGTATTGCCACCagatatgggagctactctcttccctgatccagctttctggtccttttttcagccatgacatcatctccccagacaataacttggacccacctgcatatcagatttcaggctcaggaaaaaaaaaaaaaaactagtgtagttttggaatataactaaaatatgcctactagctatctacgaatAGGaggcccttccccacccccacccccaaatcttcatctgcactattccagcctttaagttcatgactaatcaacaacttctttggctttgtatgttaactctctttttagccaccaggttccagatgctagtgtgTTGCCagctgactttcctggacagacaaccccacaagtgttgtcctggagctctgattccccagaaccctgccccactagggaaggagagaggcaggctgtgagtatggatcgccctgtcaatgctcatgttcagtggggaagcaattacagaagac encodes the following:
- the IL20RA gene encoding LOW QUALITY PROTEIN: interleukin-20 receptor subunit alpha (The sequence of the model RefSeq protein was modified relative to this genomic sequence to represent the inferred CDS: inserted 1 base in 1 codon; substituted 1 base at 1 genomic stop codon), yielding MENILQWSPPEHLQEVQTNYTVQYFIYGQKKWLNISKCRYINSTYCDLSAETSDYEHQYYGRVKAISGKNCSKWAETGRFYPFLETQIGPPKVALTNDEKSVSIVLTAPEKWKKDPEENALSMQQIFSNLKYNVSIYNTKSNRTWSLCVNNHTLVLSWLEPGTLYCVHVESYVPGHHRPAEPSETQCLRTLKGKLKNLSWPEKGNWVKVGRSMTVILIYGGELDKRFFVPAEKLVINFITLNMLEDSKISHKDVYVMERNKDTLDLKDTESSVDREPPLEEVEVKHLGYASHXVDVLCQSEDSTSSASLTQQGSLYSTIPTNKTVVEYACDMRTTSICAEPRDQELILLEEVPKQGQLFEQQVTLADLVPQTLPYSCIPQFRDLDPLPQEHKDTGGGQEEEPLTTLVDWDPQTGRLCLPSLPNCECDAEECEHPDYMRFTNLLSRLYQEQAPDRPPEENETNLVKFIKDXGISVHMDD